In Pithys albifrons albifrons isolate INPA30051 chromosome 6, PitAlb_v1, whole genome shotgun sequence, a single genomic region encodes these proteins:
- the TSSC4 gene encoding U5 small nuclear ribonucleoprotein TSSC4 — protein sequence MGDQEAGEPFLGIVAGGATDYEGALPSDTVSLSDSDSDDLGLAGEAEVDTVSPEEPSVDDGDYRSGEAPDSSNRSPVQPFHLRGMSSTFSLRSQSIFDCLEEAAKLSVPSMPEDNVIDGRFKRPLPPTTVSGNMVPENMGKQGRPVQAPKTSPAVPDYVAHPERWTKYSLEGVSESSDKTNKAVAMEFLEGLKKGEEEQSLVTQDSYTPSFNQDPSSCGAGRIVFTKPTKRGVDGLEKKTSTGEDHKKQMKTDLKGKSLKKIDDLREEDKVELGHLDSDSGKGTEEEECMMEGDQNTEDQLSAKFSGAAEEPSVETVGFHCSKKKSRKNFRPKVDNEGEEEES from the coding sequence ATGGGAGATCAGGAAGCAGGTGAACCCTTTCTGGGGATAGTGGCTGGTGGTGCCACAGACTATGAAGGAGCCCTGCCCTCAGACACAGTGTCACTCAGTGATTCTGATTCTGATGATCTGGGGTTAGCAGGTGAAGCAGAAGTTGATACAGTATCTCCTGAGGAGCCTTCTGTAGATGATGGGGATTACAGGTCAGGGGAGGCCCCCGACTCTTCAAACAGATCTCCTGTCCAGCCATTCCATCTGAGGGGCATGAGTTCTACATTCTCTCTCCGTAGCCAGAGCATTTTTGACTGCCTGGAAGAGGCGGCCAAGTTGTCTGTGCCCTCAATGCCTGAAGATAATGTCATTGATGGGAGGTTTAAGCGTCCATTGCCTCCAACCACAGTTTCGGGTAACATGGTTCCAGAAAACATGGGAAAGCAAGGCAGACCAGTACAGGCTCCCAAAACCTCTCCTGCAGTGCCTGACTATGTGGCACACCCAGAGCGCTGGACCAAATACAGCTTAGAGGGAGTTTCAGAGTCTAGTGACAAGACTAACAAGGCAGTGGCCATGGAATTTCTAGAGGGCTtgaagaaaggagaggaagaacaaAGTTTGGTAACGCAAGATAGCTACACCCCATCCTTCAACCAGGACCCTTCCAGCTGCGGAGCTGGGAGGATTGTCTTCACCAAACCAACTAAAAGAGGTGTTGATGgacttgaaaagaaaacatcaacAGGGGAGGATCATAAGAAACAGATGAAAACAgatctgaaaggaaaatctcTTAAGAAAATTGATGACTTAAGGGAAGAAGATAAGGTAGAGCTGGGGCACTTAGACAGTGACAGTGGAAAGggaacagaggaggaggagtgcATGATGGAAGGAGACCAGAATACAGAAGATCAGCTTAGTGCAAAGTTTAGTGGGGCAGCTGAAGAGCCATCAGTGGAAACAGTTGGATTCCACTGCAGTAAAAAGAAGAGTAGGAAAAATTTCCGACCTAAAGTAGACaatgaaggggaggaggaagagtcCTGA